Proteins from one Acidihalobacter prosperus genomic window:
- a CDS encoding thiamine pyrophosphate-dependent enzyme: MSTTVSEIIVDTLVQAGAKRCYGIVGDTINHLTDAMRRSPLDWVHVRHEEVGALAAGGESYLTGELSVCAGTCGPGSLHFVNGIFESHRNGAPVLLIASDIDRRERGLDFPQELDQRRIYEQCSVFCAEIAHAEQARRITAMAAQAALNKHGVAVVIVAGDMFKERAQDALPWAVHRTTPVTRPGDAELDRLAELIAEAERITVYAGIGARSGRDQAVALAGRLKAPLVHTTRAKEFLEHDNPHNVGMNGILGNKAGFQAVNDCDLLICLGTDFAYTQFYPDHAKIVQIDTEVTHLGRRSPIDLGLVGDVGATLDALMPRIAPKSDDTHLRKALDTYADDLKRRDKTTDEPDATLIHPQFVAATLDRLADGDAAFTADGGSPMVWLLRHIQANGKRSFLTSLLHGTMANAYPQAIGMALAQPGRQVIALSGDGGMTMLMGDLLTLVQESVPVKILVFNNGSLGFVEMEQRIEGLLDSYTELKNPDFSKMAEACGLFGARVEHADALEEAMHRWLAHDGPALLDVKVNRMELVMPPKVEASQVASTAIFGTKAILNGRADEFLTLLKNNFWR; encoded by the coding sequence GTGTCCACCACCGTTTCCGAAATCATCGTCGACACCCTCGTTCAGGCCGGCGCAAAACGTTGCTACGGCATCGTCGGCGACACCATCAACCATCTCACGGATGCCATGCGCCGCTCACCGCTCGACTGGGTGCATGTGCGCCACGAGGAAGTCGGCGCATTGGCGGCAGGCGGCGAGTCCTATCTCACCGGCGAATTGAGCGTCTGCGCAGGCACCTGCGGCCCGGGCAGTCTGCACTTTGTAAACGGCATTTTCGAAAGTCACCGCAACGGCGCCCCCGTCCTGCTCATCGCCTCGGACATCGACCGCCGCGAACGCGGGCTGGATTTCCCGCAGGAACTCGACCAACGCAGGATCTACGAACAGTGCTCCGTGTTCTGCGCCGAAATAGCCCACGCCGAACAGGCGCGCCGTATCACCGCGATGGCGGCCCAGGCGGCGCTCAACAAACACGGGGTTGCCGTCGTCATCGTCGCCGGCGACATGTTCAAGGAACGCGCCCAGGACGCACTACCCTGGGCGGTACACCGCACCACACCGGTCACCCGACCGGGCGATGCCGAACTCGACCGTCTTGCCGAACTGATCGCCGAGGCCGAACGCATCACCGTGTACGCCGGCATCGGCGCGCGCTCGGGCCGCGACCAGGCCGTTGCGCTCGCCGGGCGCCTCAAGGCACCTCTGGTGCACACCACGCGCGCCAAGGAATTCCTCGAACACGACAACCCGCACAATGTCGGCATGAACGGCATTCTCGGCAACAAGGCCGGCTTCCAGGCGGTCAACGACTGCGACCTGCTCATCTGCCTGGGTACCGATTTCGCATACACACAGTTCTATCCCGACCACGCGAAGATCGTGCAGATCGACACCGAGGTCACCCATCTGGGGCGCCGCTCGCCCATCGACCTCGGCCTGGTCGGGGATGTCGGCGCGACGCTCGACGCCTTGATGCCCCGCATAGCCCCCAAATCGGACGACACACATCTGCGCAAGGCACTCGACACTTACGCCGACGACCTCAAGCGGCGGGATAAAACCACGGACGAACCCGACGCGACCCTGATCCACCCGCAATTCGTCGCCGCGACGCTCGACCGGCTGGCCGATGGCGATGCCGCATTCACCGCCGACGGCGGATCGCCCATGGTTTGGCTGTTACGTCACATCCAGGCCAATGGCAAGCGCAGCTTCCTGACCAGCCTGCTGCACGGGACCATGGCCAACGCCTATCCGCAAGCCATCGGCATGGCGCTGGCCCAACCGGGACGCCAGGTCATCGCCCTGTCGGGTGACGGCGGCATGACCATGCTCATGGGCGATCTGCTGACACTGGTCCAGGAATCCGTGCCCGTCAAAATCCTCGTGTTCAACAATGGCTCCCTGGGTTTCGTCGAAATGGAACAGCGCATCGAGGGCCTGCTCGACAGCTACACCGAACTCAAGAATCCGGATTTTTCGAAAATGGCGGAGGCCTGCGGCCTGTTCGGTGCGCGCGTCGAGCACGCCGACGCGCTTGAGGAAGCCATGCATCGCTGGCTGGCGCACGACGGCCCTGCACTCCTCGACGTCAAGGTGAACCGCATGGAACTGGTCATGCCGCCCAAGGTCGAAGCCTCGCAGGTGGCTTCCACCGCGATCTTCGGCACCAAGGCCATCCTGAACGGTCGTGCGGACGAGTTCCTGACGCTGTTGAAAAACAACTTCTGGCGGTAG
- a CDS encoding FMN-binding glutamate synthase family protein: MNPTDALRGYGSTSGLKRAAIPLAAGLLGILALLLTFLYSAWWLILLAIAVAVLALGVHDMLQARSALLANYPVATRFRWLALDLRPFFRAYMVEDDEEGTPYSYEARRLVYQRAERGSSTHPFGTELDVYSGEHVWVGHSMAPSAETDRDPRVRIGGNQAGRPYDAAVFNISAMSFGALSANAIEALNFGAKRGGFYHDTGEGGISPYHLKHGGDLVWELGSGYFGARDEKGRFDPELFAEQSCRDSVRMTEIKLSQGAKPGHGGLLPGAKVTQEIADTRKVPMHQDCLSPRGHSAFGTPVEMLEFAAHMRELSGGKPVGIKFCVGQPHEVMAVMKAMRETGILLDFIVVDGAEGGTGAAPLELSNHVGMPLLDGLIVVRNALVGSGLYGQVKLAASGKLHSGAGLAECLAIGADWGNAARAFLFSIGCIQAQRCHTGTCPTGITTQDPARMRGLDPEIQGHRAANFQGATVEALMEIVAATGLEHPSDLRPHHIHHRISASKSLPLDHIWEFLPENVLLDAPRETAYAQWWEAADPHSFRPRIELDVARRHAPRTSEPDY, translated from the coding sequence ATGAACCCCACCGACGCACTGCGCGGCTATGGCAGCACCAGCGGCCTCAAGCGCGCCGCCATCCCCCTTGCAGCTGGGCTACTCGGCATCCTGGCCCTCCTGCTCACTTTCCTTTACAGCGCCTGGTGGCTGATCCTGCTGGCCATCGCCGTCGCGGTTCTCGCCCTGGGCGTGCACGACATGTTGCAGGCACGCTCCGCGCTGCTCGCCAACTACCCGGTGGCCACGCGCTTTCGCTGGCTGGCACTGGATCTGCGCCCCTTCTTCCGCGCCTACATGGTGGAAGACGACGAAGAGGGCACGCCCTACAGCTACGAGGCCCGACGCCTGGTTTACCAGCGCGCCGAGCGCGGCTCCAGCACGCATCCTTTCGGCACCGAACTGGATGTCTATTCCGGGGAACACGTCTGGGTGGGCCACTCGATGGCCCCCAGCGCCGAAACCGACCGCGACCCTCGGGTGCGGATCGGCGGCAACCAGGCCGGCAGGCCTTATGACGCAGCGGTCTTCAACATCTCGGCCATGAGCTTCGGTGCGCTGTCGGCCAATGCCATAGAGGCGCTCAACTTCGGCGCCAAGCGAGGCGGTTTCTACCATGACACCGGTGAGGGCGGCATCAGCCCCTACCACCTCAAGCATGGCGGCGATCTCGTCTGGGAACTCGGCTCCGGCTACTTCGGCGCCCGCGACGAAAAGGGTCGGTTCGACCCTGAGCTGTTTGCCGAACAGTCCTGTCGCGACAGCGTCCGCATGACGGAAATCAAGCTCAGCCAAGGCGCCAAACCCGGCCACGGCGGCCTGCTGCCAGGCGCCAAGGTCACACAGGAAATAGCCGACACGCGCAAGGTTCCGATGCATCAGGACTGCCTCTCGCCACGTGGTCATTCCGCCTTCGGCACGCCCGTCGAAATGCTCGAGTTCGCCGCCCACATGCGCGAACTGTCCGGCGGCAAACCGGTGGGCATCAAGTTCTGCGTCGGACAGCCGCACGAGGTCATGGCCGTGATGAAGGCCATGCGTGAGACTGGCATCCTGCTCGACTTCATCGTGGTTGACGGCGCCGAAGGCGGCACCGGCGCCGCGCCGCTGGAACTCTCCAACCACGTCGGCATGCCGCTGCTCGATGGTCTCATCGTGGTACGCAACGCCTTGGTGGGCAGCGGCCTGTATGGACAGGTGAAGCTTGCCGCCAGCGGCAAACTCCATTCCGGCGCCGGGCTGGCGGAATGCCTCGCCATCGGCGCCGACTGGGGCAACGCCGCGCGCGCCTTTCTGTTTTCCATCGGCTGTATCCAGGCACAGCGTTGCCACACAGGCACCTGCCCCACCGGCATCACCACCCAGGATCCGGCGCGCATGCGCGGCCTCGACCCTGAAATCCAGGGCCACCGCGCGGCCAACTTTCAGGGCGCCACCGTGGAAGCCCTGATGGAAATCGTCGCCGCCACCGGACTCGAACACCCCAGCGACCTGCGCCCCCATCACATCCACCATCGCATCAGCGCTTCGAAGTCGCTGCCGCTGGACCACATCTGGGAATTCCTGCCCGAGAACGTGCTGCTCGACGCGCCGCGGGAAACCGCCTACGCGCAGTGGTGGGAAGCTGCCGATCCGCACAGCTTCCGGCCGCGGATCGAGCTCGATGTCGCCCGTCGTCATGCGCCGCGCACGTCAGAACCCGACTACTGA
- a CDS encoding NAD(P)/FAD-dependent oxidoreductase — MSDKPHVLVLGGNFAGLGAAQEIRKHAGDAVDITLIDRKHYLLFIPNIPADVFGNRDPAHNQRLDLFPVLDEDGIDFVQGEIQAIDVDSREVTYTPSERPGAATQRMHYDYLVIALGNRLAYDRIEGFAEYGDSVSDLYLGNRLRKKLWEGGYQGGPIAIGSARFHQGDGAKGLAPYPGGSIPEALAACEGPPVEMMLSAATYLSRTGQGGPDKITVFTPAEMIAEDAGDKVVGQLLETASGMGFNYVNNAEDVTRVTSEGVELANGQTLEAELKIIFPDWVAHDCLRDLPISDSEGFIVTDLLMRNPQYPEVFAAGDAAAVTVPKLGAIGHQQCEIVGRQIAHAVGRMSEAAANTPLRPVVYCIGDMGDNQAFYIRSNSWFGGDTQVLKMGHMPFLLKMQYKNLFFRTRGKMPEWGLDFSQLVAERLAS, encoded by the coding sequence ATGTCAGACAAACCGCACGTACTCGTACTGGGCGGTAATTTCGCCGGCCTCGGCGCCGCCCAGGAAATACGAAAACACGCTGGCGATGCCGTCGATATCACCCTGATCGACCGCAAGCACTACCTACTTTTCATTCCGAACATACCCGCCGACGTCTTCGGGAACAGGGATCCTGCACACAATCAGCGCCTGGATCTTTTTCCGGTACTGGACGAAGACGGCATCGATTTTGTGCAGGGCGAAATTCAGGCCATCGATGTCGATAGCCGCGAAGTGACGTACACGCCCTCCGAACGCCCCGGTGCGGCCACGCAACGCATGCATTACGACTACCTCGTGATCGCCCTGGGCAATCGGCTGGCTTACGACCGCATCGAAGGTTTCGCCGAATACGGCGACAGCGTCAGCGATCTTTATCTTGGCAACCGCCTGCGCAAAAAACTCTGGGAAGGCGGCTACCAGGGGGGGCCGATCGCCATCGGTTCGGCGCGCTTCCATCAAGGCGACGGCGCCAAGGGTCTGGCGCCCTATCCTGGCGGCAGCATTCCCGAAGCGCTCGCGGCCTGTGAGGGGCCGCCGGTCGAGATGATGCTTTCCGCGGCAACCTATCTTAGCCGGACCGGACAGGGCGGACCGGACAAGATCACCGTCTTCACGCCAGCCGAAATGATCGCCGAGGATGCCGGCGACAAGGTCGTCGGCCAACTGCTGGAGACCGCCTCGGGCATGGGCTTCAATTACGTCAACAATGCAGAGGACGTCACCCGCGTTACATCCGAGGGCGTGGAGCTGGCAAATGGCCAGACCCTGGAAGCCGAGCTGAAGATCATCTTTCCGGACTGGGTCGCTCACGACTGCCTGCGCGATCTTCCGATCAGCGACAGCGAAGGGTTCATCGTCACGGACCTGTTGATGCGCAACCCTCAATACCCCGAAGTGTTTGCGGCCGGCGATGCCGCCGCGGTGACCGTACCCAAGCTCGGCGCCATCGGGCACCAGCAATGCGAAATCGTCGGTCGTCAGATCGCCCATGCGGTCGGTCGCATGAGCGAGGCGGCCGCCAACACGCCGCTGCGGCCGGTGGTGTACTGCATCGGCGACATGGGAGACAACCAGGCTTTCTATATCCGGTCCAACAGCTGGTTCGGCGGCGACACACAGGTACTCAAGATGGGTCACATGCCGTTTCTGCTGAAGATGCAGTACAAGAACCTGTTCTTCCGTACCCGCGGCAAAATGCCGGAATGGGGCCTGGATTTCTCCCAACTCGTGGCCGAGCGTCTCGCCTCCTGA
- a CDS encoding sulfur oxygenase reductase family protein, producing MTNQNPIIAINMSKVSNTPDSFDTMMKVGPKVCITTASHPGFLGFEQLIQTGIHPMAGRYGGGSVDMRETLNPIGMYQYTVWQDVRSHEEMHHDNFKEIYELCGSCLDMVIEGPWEPYFEVVRSDLPQIVSMTDVPQALGNAFAKEEQVPKVALASQRAVVVGDHWVMHGHETDFEKGAFQTLEWMKENVPGMIGWMVLKQFGVSAIGSFQLDPEGMLKATLGANPPDYNTNYGDAIHDQPPIPPQTPTQYLVHMEWESPEHAHMGLGHAMVDYELRKIHNDGVLAHLDRGPYYAFFAPMMEQGLWRRHLAQ from the coding sequence ATGACCAATCAGAACCCCATTATCGCGATCAACATGAGCAAGGTGAGCAACACGCCCGACAGTTTCGACACCATGATGAAAGTCGGCCCCAAGGTTTGCATCACCACGGCATCTCATCCTGGGTTTCTGGGTTTCGAGCAACTCATCCAGACTGGCATTCACCCCATGGCCGGACGTTATGGCGGCGGCTCTGTCGACATGCGCGAGACACTCAACCCAATCGGTATGTACCAATACACCGTATGGCAGGACGTGCGTTCCCACGAGGAAATGCATCACGACAATTTCAAGGAAATTTACGAACTGTGCGGCAGTTGCCTCGACATGGTGATCGAAGGCCCTTGGGAGCCGTATTTCGAGGTCGTGCGCTCCGACTTGCCGCAAATCGTGAGCATGACCGACGTGCCTCAGGCGCTCGGCAATGCCTTCGCGAAGGAGGAGCAGGTGCCCAAGGTGGCCCTTGCCTCGCAGCGTGCCGTGGTGGTCGGCGATCATTGGGTGATGCACGGCCATGAAACCGACTTCGAAAAAGGCGCCTTTCAAACCCTTGAATGGATGAAGGAAAACGTACCCGGCATGATCGGCTGGATGGTGCTCAAGCAGTTCGGCGTCTCGGCCATCGGCTCGTTCCAACTCGATCCCGAAGGCATGCTGAAGGCAACGCTGGGCGCCAATCCTCCCGATTACAACACCAATTATGGCGACGCCATCCACGATCAGCCGCCGATACCGCCGCAAACGCCCACGCAGTATCTGGTACACATGGAATGGGAATCGCCCGAACATGCGCACATGGGCCTGGGTCATGCCATGGTCGATTACGAATTGAGGAAAATCCATAACGACGGCGTACTTGCTCATTTGGATCGAGGCCCTTATTACGCATTCTTCGCACCGATGATGGAACAAGGTTTGTGGCGACGACATCTCGCGCAATAA
- a CDS encoding VIT1/CCC1 transporter family protein produces MTTVHRETHRTHRIGWLRAAVLGANDGIISTASLILGVAAANASHASILVAGGAGLMAGAMSMAAGEYVSVSSQADTERADIERERLELAHNESHERAELAAIYVSRGLDRDLAGQVADQLMAHDALAAHARDELGISEVLNARPVQAAMTSAATFAAGAVLPLATALLAPPGALAWWVAAASLVFLAALGALAARTGGASLVVGTARVAFWGALAMGVTAGVGALFHAGAGV; encoded by the coding sequence GTGACCACCGTTCATCGCGAAACCCATCGTACGCATCGCATAGGTTGGCTGCGCGCCGCCGTGCTCGGCGCGAACGACGGCATCATCTCGACGGCGAGCCTGATCCTGGGCGTTGCCGCCGCCAACGCCAGTCATGCGTCGATACTGGTGGCAGGCGGTGCGGGGCTGATGGCGGGTGCGATGTCGATGGCCGCGGGAGAATACGTATCCGTGAGTTCGCAGGCCGACACCGAGCGTGCGGACATCGAGCGCGAGCGACTCGAGCTGGCGCACAACGAATCCCACGAGCGCGCGGAACTGGCCGCGATCTACGTATCGCGCGGACTGGATCGCGATCTGGCGGGGCAGGTGGCCGACCAGCTCATGGCCCACGATGCGCTGGCCGCGCATGCGCGTGACGAGCTGGGCATTTCGGAAGTGCTCAATGCGCGTCCTGTGCAGGCGGCGATGACTTCGGCCGCGACCTTTGCGGCCGGGGCCGTGCTGCCGCTGGCCACTGCGCTGCTTGCGCCACCAGGCGCGCTGGCCTGGTGGGTCGCGGCCGCCTCTCTCGTGTTTCTGGCCGCGCTCGGCGCGCTTGCGGCGCGTACCGGCGGCGCATCCCTGGTTGTGGGGACGGCACGCGTCGCCTTCTGGGGCGCGCTGGCGATGGGCGTGACCGCCGGCGTCGGCGCCTTGTTCCATGCCGGTGCCGGCGTATGA
- the ilvD gene encoding dihydroxy-acid dehydratase: protein MPQYRSHTTTHGRNMAGARALWRATGMKDGDFDKPIIAVANSFTQFVPGHVHLKDLGQLVAREIEKAGGVAKEFNTIAVDDGIAMGHGGMLYSLPSRELIADAVEYMVNAHCADALVCISNCDKITPGMLLAAMRLNIPAVFVSGGPMEAGKVIAKTPGAEKIIHLDLVDAMVAAADDSNSDEKVEEYERSACPTCGSCSGMFTANSMNCLTEALGLSLPGNGSLLATHAEREKLFLEAGRLVVDIARRYYEQDDASVLPRSIASFDAFENAMSLDIAMGGSTNTVLHLLAAAQEAGVDFDMKDIDRLSRRVPNLSKVAPSSQYHMEDVHRAGGIMAILGELDRGGLLHRDVPTVHSRTLGEAIERWDVRRAAEAEQALFYAAPGGVPTQVAFSQSARWDALDLDRENGCIRDIEHAYSKDGGLAVLYGNLAEDGCIVKTAGVDQSILVFEGPARIFESQDAAVEAILADRIQAGDVVLIRYEGPKGGPGMQEMLYPTSYLKSKGLGKACALVTDGRFSGGTSGLSIGHVSPEAAEGGNIGLVEEGDIIAIDIPHRSIRIAISDEELAARRARMEARGSDAWKPVGRNRPVSAALRAYAAMTTSAAKGAVRDVSQVER, encoded by the coding sequence ATGCCGCAGTACCGCTCCCATACCACCACCCACGGCCGCAACATGGCCGGCGCCCGCGCGCTGTGGCGCGCCACCGGCATGAAGGACGGCGACTTCGACAAGCCGATCATCGCCGTCGCCAATTCCTTCACCCAGTTCGTGCCCGGGCACGTGCATCTCAAGGACCTCGGCCAGCTGGTCGCGCGCGAGATCGAGAAGGCCGGCGGGGTGGCCAAGGAATTCAACACCATCGCCGTGGACGACGGCATCGCCATGGGCCACGGCGGCATGCTGTACTCGCTGCCCAGCCGCGAGCTGATCGCCGATGCGGTCGAGTACATGGTCAACGCGCATTGCGCGGATGCGCTGGTGTGCATCTCCAACTGCGACAAGATTACCCCCGGCATGCTGCTGGCGGCGATGCGCCTCAACATCCCGGCCGTGTTCGTGTCCGGCGGGCCGATGGAGGCCGGCAAGGTCATCGCCAAAACGCCGGGCGCGGAAAAGATCATCCACCTCGATCTGGTCGACGCCATGGTGGCTGCCGCGGACGACAGCAACAGCGACGAGAAGGTCGAGGAATACGAACGCTCGGCCTGTCCGACCTGCGGTTCGTGCTCCGGCATGTTCACCGCCAATTCGATGAACTGCCTGACCGAGGCGCTCGGCCTGTCGCTGCCGGGCAACGGCTCGCTGCTCGCCACCCACGCCGAGCGCGAGAAGCTGTTCCTGGAGGCCGGGCGACTGGTGGTGGACATCGCCAGACGCTACTACGAGCAGGACGACGCCAGCGTGCTGCCGCGCAGCATCGCCAGCTTCGACGCCTTCGAGAACGCCATGAGCCTCGACATCGCCATGGGCGGCTCGACCAATACCGTGCTGCACCTGCTCGCCGCCGCACAGGAGGCGGGCGTGGACTTCGATATGAAGGACATCGACCGCCTGTCGCGCCGCGTGCCCAACCTGTCCAAGGTCGCGCCGTCCAGCCAGTACCACATGGAGGACGTGCACCGCGCCGGCGGCATCATGGCCATTCTCGGCGAGCTGGATCGCGGCGGCCTGCTGCACCGCGACGTGCCCACAGTGCACAGCCGCACCCTGGGCGAGGCCATCGAACGCTGGGATGTGCGCCGCGCCGCCGAGGCCGAGCAGGCGCTGTTCTACGCCGCGCCGGGCGGCGTGCCGACCCAGGTCGCGTTCAGCCAGTCCGCGCGCTGGGATGCGCTCGATCTCGACCGTGAGAACGGCTGTATCCGCGACATCGAACACGCCTACTCCAAGGACGGCGGGCTGGCCGTGCTCTACGGCAATCTGGCCGAGGACGGCTGCATCGTGAAAACGGCCGGCGTCGACCAGAGCATCCTGGTGTTCGAGGGGCCGGCGCGCATCTTCGAGTCCCAGGACGCCGCCGTCGAGGCCATCCTCGCCGATCGCATCCAAGCCGGCGACGTGGTGCTGATCCGCTACGAAGGCCCCAAGGGCGGGCCGGGCATGCAGGAAATGCTCTATCCGACCTCGTACCTGAAGTCCAAGGGCCTGGGCAAGGCCTGCGCCCTGGTCACCGACGGCCGCTTCTCCGGCGGTACCTCGGGGCTGTCCATCGGTCACGTCTCGCCCGAGGCGGCCGAGGGCGGCAACATCGGCCTGGTCGAGGAAGGCGACATCATCGCCATCGACATCCCGCATCGCAGCATCCGCATCGCGATTAGCGACGAGGAACTGGCCGCGCGCCGCGCGCGCATGGAGGCCCGCGGCAGCGATGCCTGGAAGCCGGTCGGGCGCAACCGCCCGGTCAGCGCCGCGCTGCGCGCCTACGCCGCCATGACCACCTCCGCCGCCAAGGGCGCGGTGCGCGACGTGAGCCAGGTCGAGCGCTGA
- a CDS encoding NYN domain-containing protein, with protein sequence MNGTHRMVRNEVPEHSLRLAVLIDADNAQASVIEGLLAEVARFGEATVKRIYGDFTSTASAQWKKVLNRYSIKPVQQFAYTTGKNATDSMLIIDAMDLLYTRRFDGFCLVSSDSDFTGLAMRIREEGLTVLGFGEKKTPEAFRNACHKFVFTEILRPGAQRKRASSESHKAETPAVAAIEGAEQEFPREFVLEALEQASDDSGWANLGTFGSYLNKLQPDFDARLYGFKKLSELVKAMPDIFAIDMRKVSGSNTKTMYVRDKKLKD encoded by the coding sequence ATGAACGGGACCCACCGCATGGTGCGCAACGAGGTACCGGAGCATTCGCTGCGCTTGGCCGTGCTGATCGACGCGGACAATGCCCAGGCTTCGGTCATCGAGGGGCTGCTGGCGGAAGTCGCGCGGTTCGGCGAGGCGACGGTGAAGCGCATCTACGGTGATTTCACCTCGACGGCGAGCGCGCAGTGGAAGAAGGTGCTGAACCGGTATTCGATCAAGCCGGTACAGCAGTTCGCCTACACCACGGGCAAGAACGCGACCGACAGCATGCTCATCATCGATGCGATGGATCTGTTGTACACGCGTCGTTTCGACGGTTTCTGCCTGGTATCCAGCGACAGCGATTTTACCGGTCTGGCGATGCGCATTCGCGAGGAAGGGCTGACCGTGCTGGGCTTCGGCGAAAAGAAGACTCCCGAGGCCTTCCGCAATGCCTGCCACAAGTTCGTGTTCACCGAGATTTTGCGCCCGGGCGCACAGCGCAAGCGCGCGTCTTCCGAGTCCCATAAGGCGGAGACGCCTGCCGTTGCCGCCATTGAGGGGGCGGAACAGGAGTTCCCGCGCGAATTCGTGCTGGAAGCGCTGGAACAGGCCAGCGACGATTCCGGCTGGGCGAACCTCGGCACCTTCGGCAGCTATCTCAACAAGCTGCAGCCGGATTTCGACGCGCGCCTGTATGGATTCAAGAAGTTGAGCGAGCTGGTCAAGGCCATGCCGGACATTTTCGCCATCGACATGCGCAAGGTGTCGGGCTCCAACACAAAAACGATGTACGTGCGCGACAAGAAGCTCAAGGATTGA